A portion of the Drosophila sechellia strain sech25 chromosome 2R, ASM438219v1, whole genome shotgun sequence genome contains these proteins:
- the LOC6615348 gene encoding queuosine salvage protein produces MSSSKLNPRESGSYIVENAKHVRILPAGIEKLTQEIVKGLIEKRIAVENFSQHELHPNPNPNQPEDYSKAADWVFVLDTLNFCFWTPDNYTKYKVDGYTGYFALCAAIKRAIKEGVDVINPKFYSQIDLKTLENIFRSDDGKTVIPLLQKRLESLHEVGKVLIDKYEGSFENVIKKAEKSAVRLLDLVVEEFPCFRDEAEFAGKRVSILKRAQILVGDVWSCYKGHGLGYFNDIDQITMFADYRIPQVLVHFGSLEYTSELMEFLKTDTILENGDPREVEIRGASIYIIEQVRDAVVKILKEQHPEISLDNVNSIVIDQYLWDYRRRHNADLEHIPFHKVLSIYY; encoded by the exons atgtCCAGCAGCAAACTAAATCCCCGCGAATCTGGATCCTACATCGTAGAAAATGCCAAGCATGTTCGTATTCTGCCCGCAGGCATTGAAAAACTGACCCAGGAAATCGTAAAAGGCCTAATAGAAAAGCGCATTGCTGTGGAAAACTTCTCGCAGCACGAATTACATCCCAATCCAAACCCAAATCAGCCAGAGGATTATTCCAAAGCAGCCGACTGGGTCTTTGTGTTGGACACCCTGAACTTTTGCTTCTGGACCCCCG ATAACTACACCAAATACAAGGTCGATGGCTATACCGGCTACTTTGCGCTGTGTGCTGCGATTAAGAGAGCCATCAAGGAAGGCGTGGATGTGATCAATCCCAAGTTCTATTCCCAGATTGATCTGAAAACCCTGGAGAACATTTTCCGCTCTGACGATGGGAAGACCGTGATTCCGCTGCTTCAGAAGCGTCTGGAATCGCTCCATGAAGTGGGCAAAGTTCTGATCGACAAGTACGAAGGCAGTTTTGAGAATGTTATCAAGAAGGCCGAGAAATCGGCAGTACGTTTGCTGGATCTCGTTGTGGAGGAGTTTCCCTGTTTTCGCGATGAGGCTGAGTTCGCTGGAAAGCGAGTTTCCATCCTAAAACGAGCCCAAATCCTGGTGGGCGATGTGTGGTCCTGCTACAAAGGTCACGGGCTGGGATACTTTAATGACATCGATCAGATAACCATGTTCGCCGACTACCGAATTCCCCAGGTGCTAGTTCACTTCGGCAGTTTGGAGTACACCAGTGAGTTAATGGAGTTCCTAAAGACCGATACTATTCTAGAGAACGGCGATCCCCGAGAGGTGGAGATACGCGGCGCATCCATATACATCATCGAACAAGTTAGGGATGCTGTGGTCAAGATACTCAAGGAACAGCACCCCGAAATCTCACTGGACAACGTCAACTCCATTGTTATCGACCAATATCTGTGGGACTACCGGCGTCGGCACAATGCCGACCTGGAGCACATTCCCTTCCACAAGGTGCTGAGCATCTACTACTAA
- the LOC6615347 gene encoding 60S ribosomal protein L29, whose protein sequence is MAKSKNHTNHNQNKKAHRNGIKRPLRKRHESTLGMDVKFLINQRYARKGNLSREESVKRYNERIASQKGKPKPVTL, encoded by the exons ATGGCCAAGTCCAAGAATCACACAAATCACAACCAGAACAAGAAGGCCCATCGTAATGGCATCAAGCGCCCGCTGCGCAAACGCCACGAGTCCACTCTGGGT ATGGATGTGAAATTCCTGATCAACCAGCGCTACGCACGCAAGGGAAACCTTTCCCGCGAGGAGTCCGTGAAGCGTTACAACGAGCGCATCGCTTCCCAGAAGGGCAAGCCAAAGCCTGTTACTCTGTAG
- the LOC6615346 gene encoding SAGA-associated factor 29, whose amino-acid sequence MPLTAESAAQQIQDRLKVIQQNIHNVDEERRRAENSIASLVRSLHATNQKVKPLLKASLIEAEQEEATIRAALAKIHEIRSIRNERRIQARNAGNKEAIRRGALMKMVQLSAQTLPLFVGKLGERAPALCGAIPAEGNYVAKVGDNVAALAKGIDEEENWILAEVVQFLHRQNKYDVIDIDEEQKDRHVLSKRKVIPLPLMRANPETDGHALFPKDTVVMALYPQTTCFYKAIVHRLPQTATEDYEVLFEDSSYMNGYAEPLPVAQRYVIAYRPTKKGAGSGSGNLSSA is encoded by the exons ATGCCACTGACTGCGGAGAGTGCCGCCCAACAGATTCAG GATCGCCTGAAGGTCATTCAACAAAACATCCACAATGTGGACGAAGAGCGTCGTCGGGCGGAGAACTCTATTGCCAGTCTGGTGCGATCTCTGCATGCCACCAATCAGAAGGTTAAGCCCCTGCTCAAGGCCAGTTTAATTGAGGCTGAGCAGGAGGAGGCCACAATCCGTGCCGCTCTGGCCAAAATCCACGAGATTCGGAGCATTCGCAACGAGAGGCGCATACAAG CTCGCAACGCTGGAAATAAGGAGGCCATTCGACGAGGAGCCCTCATGAAAATGGTGCAGCTCTCAGCGCAAACGTTACCTCTATTCGTTGGCAAACTAGGAGAACGGGCACCAGCTCTATGTGGAGCCATTCCCGCCGAAGGGAACTATGTGGCCAAG GTTGGCGACAATGTTGCCGCCTTGGCCAAGGGAATTGATGAGGAGGAGAACTGGATCCTGGCTGAAGTGGTGCAGTTCCTGCACCGTCAAAACAAATACGACGTGATCGACATTGACGAGGAGCAAAAAGATCGCCATGTGCTGAGCAAGCGAAAGGTCATCCCGCTGCCTCTGATGCGCGCAAATCCCGAGACCGATGGTCACGCCCTCTTCCCCAAGGACACAGTGGTAATGGCGCTATATCCACAGACCACTTGCTTCTACAAGGCCATTGTCCATCGCCTGCCGCAGACCGCCACCGAGGATTACGAGGTGCTATTCGAGGATTCCTCGTACATGAATGGCTATGCCGAACCCTTGCCGGTGGCCCAGCGCTATGTGATTGCATATCGTCCAACGAAAAAGGGGGCTGGCAGTGGCAGCGGGAATCTATCATCAgcataa